The Cellulomonas sp. P24 genome contains a region encoding:
- a CDS encoding DnaB-like helicase N-terminal domain-containing protein, translating into MIDSDSGIHLAEQATVGALLLAPHQIDRVQGWLRPADFTDPWHAQVYNLIREQHIAGQPVDPQTIATHLLERLGARQAAIVQIHDLLESTPPHPEPAVYGRMVLDAALRREVAGQGVLLRAGALQSALSGESVPMAATCALVDAGLDAVANRWAQATGIPAPVAADAPVPLRAALRNPGLRLSADKLLSVHPGRDQVAEQAHEATLVGALIAHPDEITAVAAWLAPTRITTPIWRTVYAATVELAELGQPVDLVTVTWATMRLSHHEQQCPTLADLREVVDAGRFAVPHHAATVVAADQLRRLAETGSHQLLAGARNPGLLPPDLVDAGRLITGALRQIACALPEHLGEPAAPDLAVVRSLEAAPRRVAR; encoded by the coding sequence ATGATCGACTCCGACAGTGGCATCCACCTGGCCGAGCAAGCGACCGTCGGCGCCCTGCTCCTGGCCCCGCACCAGATCGACCGGGTTCAGGGGTGGCTGCGACCGGCGGACTTCACCGACCCCTGGCACGCCCAGGTCTACAACCTCATCCGCGAGCAGCACATCGCCGGGCAACCGGTCGACCCCCAAACCATCGCCACCCACCTGCTCGAGCGTCTCGGGGCACGCCAGGCCGCCATCGTGCAGATCCACGACCTGCTCGAATCCACCCCACCTCACCCCGAGCCCGCGGTCTACGGGCGCATGGTGCTCGACGCCGCGCTGCGCCGTGAGGTCGCGGGCCAAGGGGTGCTGCTGCGCGCCGGGGCCCTGCAGTCCGCACTGTCCGGTGAGTCCGTGCCGATGGCGGCCACGTGCGCCCTGGTCGACGCGGGCCTTGACGCCGTCGCCAACCGGTGGGCCCAGGCCACCGGCATTCCGGCGCCCGTGGCCGCAGACGCGCCGGTCCCGCTGCGGGCCGCGCTGCGAAACCCCGGGCTGCGACTGAGCGCCGACAAGCTGCTGAGCGTGCACCCCGGCCGCGACCAGGTCGCCGAACAGGCCCACGAGGCGACCCTGGTCGGGGCCTTGATCGCCCACCCTGACGAGATCACCGCCGTCGCCGCCTGGCTGGCCCCCACCCGCATCACGACACCGATCTGGCGCACCGTCTACGCGGCCACCGTCGAACTCGCCGAGCTCGGCCAACCGGTCGACCTGGTCACCGTCACCTGGGCCACCATGCGACTGAGCCACCACGAACAACAGTGCCCGACACTGGCGGACCTGCGCGAAGTTGTCGACGCAGGGCGCTTCGCCGTCCCCCACCACGCCGCCACCGTCGTCGCGGCCGATCAGCTGCGACGCCTGGCCGAGACCGGCTCCCACCAGCTCCTGGCCGGTGCACGCAATCCCGGGCTGCTCCCACCGGACCTCGTCGACGCCGGCCGGCTGATCACCGGAGCCCTGCGCCAGATCGCCTGCGCGCTGCCCGAACACCTCGGCGAACCCGCAGCCCCGGACCTGGCGGTGGTCCGGTCACTGGAGGCCGCACCACGGCGGGTGGCCCGATGA
- a CDS encoding TadE/TadG family type IV pilus assembly protein codes for MNHLAQLTTDRQRGSATLELAILAPALLLLLGLVVLAGRVQVAAGAVEHAAAVAARDASLARTPAAAQMTGTLAADRELTAQNLRCAPTTVVIDTSGFGTPVGQPATVTATITCTVTFADLALPGLPGAHTLTAHATSPLDSWRTR; via the coding sequence ATGAACCACCTAGCGCAGTTGACCACCGACCGCCAGCGCGGTTCGGCGACCCTAGAGCTGGCGATCCTGGCCCCGGCCCTGCTGCTCCTGCTCGGCCTGGTGGTCCTGGCCGGGCGAGTGCAGGTCGCCGCCGGGGCCGTCGAGCACGCCGCCGCCGTCGCAGCCCGCGACGCGTCCCTGGCCCGCACCCCAGCCGCCGCCCAGATGACCGGCACCCTCGCCGCTGATCGGGAGCTGACCGCCCAGAACCTGCGCTGCGCACCGACCACCGTGGTCATCGACACCTCAGGGTTCGGTACTCCGGTCGGGCAACCCGCCACGGTCACCGCCACGATCACCTGCACCGTGACATTCGCCGACCTGGCCCTACCCGGTCTGCCAGGAGCACACACCCTCACCGCCCACGCCACCTCGCCCCTCGACTCGTGGCGCACCCGATGA
- a CDS encoding pilus assembly protein TadG-related protein produces MTTLRARLRPPAGIDREAGSVTVFVAITMVGLLVLVGLVADGGAKLRAAQRADAIAAEAARTAGQVIDLPAAVSSSNIRVDRQGAVAAANAYLTAAGATGTAAVSPNGQSLQVTVTTSAPTVFLGLIGITTLTVTGHAQVDLVHGVTGGGT; encoded by the coding sequence ATGACCACTCTGCGCGCACGGCTGCGCCCGCCCGCCGGCATCGATCGGGAGGCTGGGTCGGTGACGGTGTTCGTGGCGATCACGATGGTCGGCCTGCTGGTCCTGGTCGGACTTGTGGCGGACGGCGGCGCGAAGCTGCGCGCGGCCCAACGGGCCGACGCCATCGCCGCTGAAGCCGCCCGCACTGCCGGTCAAGTGATCGACCTGCCCGCCGCCGTCTCCTCCAGCAACATCCGCGTCGACCGGCAGGGCGCCGTCGCTGCGGCCAACGCCTACCTCACCGCCGCGGGTGCGACCGGGACCGCAGCCGTCTCCCCGAACGGGCAAAGCCTGCAGGTCACCGTGACCACCAGCGCACCGACGGTCTTCCTGGGCCTGATCGGCATCACGACCTTGACCGTGACCGGCCATGCCCAGGTCGACCTTGTCCACGGCGTCACCGGAGGCGGCACATGA
- a CDS encoding type IV secretory system conjugative DNA transfer family protein has protein sequence MKPPAHRPTRHGAGPGSSSPELTDWALIAGGAVLGFGVVLWCGAALACLVTGRGAPDGGPLSALRALGAVSDPAAEWPAPSHLPGPIVYWAATGVVIAAVVGVVALAVHLRSTLTGDGTTTSNRLRALPGLATPAEAQKAAGCKALLRRADVVRPSAGGGATAGDVGFLLGRAGGRELWCSVEDSALLVGPPRMGKGLHVVIPWVLDAPGPVVATSTRPDTLAVTMSAREDHGPVAIFDPQRLAGLPGGLRWSPVRGCETPRTALVRARGLAAGVGFGRTVSDSDFWAGQTETALRCLLHAAALDGRRAVDLYRWSLNPVLAEDAVTILNRDSRAASGWADALEAAVHADPRTRDSVWLGVRQSLAALADPDVLDSVDPGPRDTFDPARFLRESGTLYLLAAAVTSGSCAPLVAAFVEDITETARGLAARSPGARLDPPLLLALDEIANLTPLPSLPQLMAEGGGTGITTLAVLQSLAQARNRWGDHAADAIWDAATVKIILGGLAKYRDLDDVARLLGEIDELTETRNRGRGGERSTSTSMRMVPVMPPSVLRTLPFGTAVLLLRQTRPVVIDLRRWPDRPDAQDLINGRLAVEAATAAAARVATPNDMATGGGLR, from the coding sequence ATGAAACCCCCGGCCCACCGCCCCACTCGGCACGGTGCGGGCCCTGGGTCGTCGTCGCCCGAGCTAACGGACTGGGCACTGATCGCCGGTGGCGCCGTGCTCGGTTTCGGGGTCGTGCTGTGGTGCGGTGCCGCACTGGCATGCTTGGTCACCGGCCGGGGCGCCCCCGACGGCGGGCCGTTGTCCGCGCTGCGGGCACTCGGCGCGGTCTCCGACCCCGCGGCGGAGTGGCCCGCGCCCAGCCATCTCCCGGGACCGATCGTCTACTGGGCCGCCACCGGGGTAGTGATCGCCGCGGTGGTCGGTGTCGTCGCCCTCGCGGTCCACCTTCGGTCCACCCTCACCGGGGATGGGACAACCACCAGCAACCGGCTGCGGGCCCTACCAGGCCTAGCGACCCCGGCCGAGGCGCAGAAGGCGGCCGGGTGCAAGGCGCTGCTGCGCCGCGCCGACGTCGTGCGGCCCTCAGCCGGTGGTGGCGCTACGGCGGGTGATGTCGGGTTCTTGCTCGGGCGGGCCGGTGGCCGCGAGCTGTGGTGCTCGGTGGAGGACTCCGCGCTGCTGGTCGGCCCGCCCCGGATGGGCAAGGGCCTGCACGTGGTGATCCCGTGGGTCCTGGACGCCCCCGGCCCCGTCGTGGCCACCTCCACCCGCCCCGACACCCTCGCGGTGACGATGTCCGCCCGGGAGGATCACGGCCCGGTGGCGATCTTCGACCCCCAACGCCTGGCCGGGCTGCCCGGCGGGCTGCGCTGGTCCCCGGTGCGCGGGTGTGAGACCCCGCGCACCGCCCTGGTCCGGGCAAGGGGCCTGGCCGCGGGGGTCGGGTTCGGGCGCACCGTGTCGGACTCGGACTTCTGGGCCGGGCAGACCGAGACCGCCCTGCGGTGCCTGCTGCACGCCGCCGCCCTGGACGGGCGCCGCGCGGTGGACCTGTACCGGTGGTCGTTGAACCCGGTGCTCGCCGAAGACGCCGTGACCATCCTCAACCGGGACTCGCGTGCCGCGTCCGGGTGGGCGGACGCGTTGGAGGCCGCGGTCCACGCCGACCCGCGGACCCGGGACTCCGTGTGGCTCGGGGTCCGCCAGTCCCTGGCCGCCCTGGCCGACCCCGACGTCCTGGACTCGGTGGACCCCGGACCACGCGACACGTTCGACCCGGCACGGTTCTTGCGTGAGTCCGGGACCCTGTACCTGCTTGCCGCGGCCGTGACGTCCGGGTCGTGCGCGCCGCTGGTGGCCGCGTTCGTCGAAGACATCACCGAAACCGCCCGGGGCCTGGCAGCCCGGTCCCCGGGCGCCCGGTTGGACCCACCGTTGCTGTTGGCGTTGGACGAGATCGCCAACCTCACCCCGCTGCCGTCCCTGCCGCAGCTGATGGCCGAGGGCGGGGGCACCGGGATCACCACGTTGGCGGTGTTGCAGTCTCTGGCCCAGGCCCGCAACCGGTGGGGTGACCACGCCGCCGACGCCATCTGGGACGCCGCCACCGTCAAGATCATCCTGGGGGGCTTGGCGAAGTACCGGGACCTGGACGACGTCGCCCGTCTGCTCGGGGAGATCGACGAGCTCACCGAAACCCGCAACCGCGGACGCGGCGGCGAGAGGTCCACGTCCACCTCGATGCGCATGGTCCCGGTCATGCCGCCCTCGGTACTGCGGACCCTTCCGTTCGGCACCGCGGTCCTGCTGCTGCGCCAGACCCGACCCGTGGTCATCGACCTGCGCCGCTGGCCCGACCGGCCCGACGCCCAAGACCTGATCAATGGGCGCTTGGCCGTCGAGGCGGCCACCGCAGCCGCCGCCAGGGTGGCCACGCCAAACGACATGGCGACCGGCGGTGGGC
- a CDS encoding TadE family protein, with translation MTTTTLAPCPRAPQARARWRAGWARRDAGSVSVEIAVLFPVLLALIVAIVQYGLWFHARSLALAAAQEGVTAARTYTAEPAAGPARARQFLSAHGAGTLTDVTVTATTPGGGQVGVQVTGRSLSILPGVPGPTVTQSATGPRERFTTPGAP, from the coding sequence ATGACCACGACGACGCTGGCACCTTGCCCCCGGGCCCCGCAGGCCCGGGCACGGTGGCGCGCCGGGTGGGCGAGGCGGGACGCGGGCTCGGTCAGCGTGGAGATCGCAGTCCTGTTCCCGGTGCTGCTGGCCCTGATCGTCGCGATCGTGCAGTACGGGCTGTGGTTCCACGCCCGCTCCCTGGCCCTGGCCGCCGCCCAAGAAGGCGTCACCGCCGCCCGCACCTACACCGCCGAACCCGCCGCCGGACCCGCCCGGGCCCGGCAGTTCCTGAGTGCCCACGGCGCCGGCACCCTGACCGACGTGACCGTGACCGCCACCACGCCCGGCGGCGGGCAGGTCGGGGTCCAGGTCACCGGCCGGTCCCTGTCAATCCTGCCCGGTGTGCCCGGCCCCACCGTCACCCAGTCCGCCACCGGACCCCGGGAACGCTTCACCACGCCAGGTGCACCATGA
- a CDS encoding valine--tRNA ligase, whose product MTTPSVQTTTTRFGRLEHRGILLGLGAAQLALLTIAMVIAVGGVYSAGLSGLVAGAVVWLPLAIAGTASVRGRPVVEWVPLIAHWHARRLLGKTTLVTRVGAQARDLQIPGVPGSLRVTETPNLAAALIHDRRAGTLTAIAGVRGEGFVLDDASAQEHKVAAWGRVLASLCQQPMVVRVQLVLRTVPDGAAGARRWWRENARAETSWAAGLLADLIDEAYYTARRQDAFVAIALRDPRGHRRRLTARGGERFEQELVALTDALRGAELTVDHWVSLDRLGATLRPAYDPVGAARAGDPGEVATKRLLGPMGVQEHWSYLRTDSAVHATYWVTQWPRNEVHPSFLQPLLLAPTGLRTVTLIAEPLPTAKALREIRRAKVEHAADAAQRARVGRVEDELIRAQVADLARREQELIAGHGDLRFTGLITVTAATLEELDGACAATESAAAQSMCEIRRLVGQQGLAHVAATLALARGVL is encoded by the coding sequence ATGACCACCCCGAGCGTGCAGACAACGACCACCCGGTTCGGGCGACTGGAACACCGCGGGATCCTGCTGGGCTTGGGCGCCGCACAGCTGGCGCTGTTGACGATCGCCATGGTGATTGCTGTCGGCGGGGTGTACTCGGCCGGTTTGAGTGGCCTGGTCGCGGGCGCTGTCGTCTGGCTGCCGCTCGCCATTGCGGGAACGGCCAGTGTTCGCGGGCGCCCGGTCGTCGAGTGGGTGCCGCTGATCGCCCACTGGCACGCTCGCCGTCTGCTGGGCAAGACGACGCTGGTGACCCGGGTGGGCGCGCAGGCGCGGGACCTGCAGATCCCGGGCGTGCCGGGGAGCCTGCGTGTGACCGAGACGCCGAACCTGGCGGCGGCACTGATCCACGATCGCCGCGCCGGGACGCTCACCGCGATCGCCGGCGTGCGCGGCGAGGGGTTCGTGCTCGATGATGCTTCGGCCCAGGAGCACAAGGTCGCCGCCTGGGGACGCGTCCTGGCGTCCTTGTGTCAGCAGCCCATGGTGGTGCGCGTCCAGCTGGTGTTGCGCACGGTGCCGGACGGGGCGGCTGGCGCACGCCGCTGGTGGCGAGAGAACGCCCGGGCGGAAACGTCGTGGGCGGCGGGCCTGCTCGCGGACCTGATCGACGAGGCCTACTACACGGCCCGCCGCCAGGACGCATTCGTCGCGATCGCCCTGCGAGACCCGCGAGGCCACCGGCGACGGTTGACGGCACGCGGCGGCGAACGCTTCGAGCAGGAGCTGGTGGCCCTGACCGATGCTCTGCGCGGCGCCGAGCTGACCGTGGACCACTGGGTCAGCCTCGATCGCCTCGGTGCGACGCTGCGCCCTGCGTATGACCCTGTTGGCGCGGCCCGCGCAGGTGACCCGGGTGAGGTGGCGACCAAGCGGCTGCTGGGCCCGATGGGTGTCCAGGAGCACTGGTCGTACCTGCGGACCGACAGCGCGGTGCACGCGACGTACTGGGTGACCCAGTGGCCGCGCAACGAGGTCCACCCCTCGTTCCTGCAACCGCTGCTGCTGGCTCCGACCGGACTTCGCACCGTGACGTTGATCGCCGAGCCGCTGCCGACGGCCAAGGCGTTGCGGGAGATCCGTCGGGCGAAGGTCGAGCACGCGGCCGACGCGGCGCAGCGGGCCCGGGTCGGGCGCGTTGAGGACGAGTTGATCAGGGCGCAGGTCGCCGACCTGGCCCGCCGAGAGCAGGAGCTCATCGCCGGGCACGGGGACCTGCGCTTCACCGGGCTGATCACCGTCACCGCGGCGACGCTCGAGGAGCTGGACGGGGCGTGTGCGGCGACCGAGTCCGCCGCGGCGCAGTCTATGTGCGAGATCCGGCGCCTGGTCGGTCAACAGGGCCTGGCCCACGTCGCCGCGACCCTGGCGCTTGCCAGGGGTGTCCTGTGA
- a CDS encoding DUF6112 family protein, giving the protein MWASQVAARVLPMADPGISPNQTGLPGLPVVRSIVGALLTWGLVACVAGLVVSVIVWALGHHQGNYQYAASGKTGVMVAAGGALLIGGANAIVAFFSGLGAGI; this is encoded by the coding sequence ATGTGGGCATCGCAGGTGGCGGCGCGGGTGCTGCCGATGGCGGATCCGGGGATCAGTCCGAACCAGACCGGTCTGCCGGGTCTGCCGGTCGTGAGGTCGATCGTGGGGGCGTTGCTGACGTGGGGCCTGGTTGCGTGCGTGGCGGGCCTGGTGGTCTCGGTCATCGTGTGGGCGCTGGGCCATCACCAGGGCAACTACCAGTACGCGGCGTCGGGCAAGACCGGGGTGATGGTGGCGGCCGGTGGGGCGCTGCTGATCGGTGGGGCGAACGCGATCGTGGCGTTCTTCTCCGGTCTGGGTGCGGGGATCTGA
- a CDS encoding ATP-binding protein, which produces MNLVRAPRAVRSTTLRGAAYRRSPGGFTSCLPLRLPAHRASSATLAGVYPFLVAPPPTTGVLVGTDALTGGPFCFDPWAMYGAGELTNPNMVLAGVIGQGKSALAKSLAVRSIAVGRRVYVPGDPKGEWAPVADAVGGVVVRLGPGLATRLNPLDTGHTEPAIAHGQRLRLLAALAQTTLRRDLDAVEHGALDAALTEAGHRPVPTIPDVVDALTAPDRAAARADGASVAERVTDGRDLAHGLRRLIRGDLAGLFDGPSTQALDANAPMVVLDLSRLGSNDDALALAMTCASGWLEGTLAAGGGRRWVIYDEAWRLLRSVPLIRRMQAQWKLSRAYGIANLLVLHRLSDLGAVGGAGSEARSLAEGLLADCSTRVIYRQEADQVAATGTALGLTRPEQDLLPALPRGTGLWKMPGRTHIAHHRLHPSELAVFDTDAAMRDTPARPTEVA; this is translated from the coding sequence GTGAACCTCGTTCGGGCGCCGCGTGCGGTGCGGTCGACGACGCTGCGAGGGGCGGCCTACCGCCGCTCCCCCGGCGGGTTCACTTCGTGCCTGCCGCTGCGACTGCCCGCGCACCGGGCGTCGTCGGCCACCTTGGCCGGCGTCTACCCGTTCCTGGTCGCGCCCCCGCCCACAACCGGGGTACTCGTTGGTACCGATGCGTTGACCGGCGGCCCGTTCTGCTTCGACCCGTGGGCGATGTACGGCGCCGGGGAGCTGACCAACCCCAACATGGTGCTCGCCGGGGTGATCGGGCAGGGCAAGTCCGCCCTGGCCAAGTCACTGGCGGTGCGATCGATCGCGGTCGGGCGGCGCGTGTACGTGCCCGGCGACCCCAAGGGCGAATGGGCGCCGGTCGCCGACGCGGTCGGCGGGGTCGTCGTGCGCCTCGGCCCGGGCCTGGCGACCCGGCTCAACCCGCTGGACACCGGGCACACCGAACCCGCCATCGCTCACGGGCAACGTCTGCGACTGCTGGCCGCGCTGGCGCAGACCACGCTGCGACGAGACCTGGACGCCGTCGAGCACGGCGCCCTGGACGCCGCCCTCACCGAAGCCGGCCACCGTCCGGTCCCGACGATCCCCGACGTCGTGGACGCCCTGACCGCACCCGACCGGGCGGCCGCCCGGGCAGACGGGGCAAGCGTCGCCGAACGGGTCACCGACGGGCGCGACCTGGCCCACGGGCTGCGGCGCCTGATCCGCGGCGACCTCGCGGGCCTGTTCGACGGCCCCTCCACCCAGGCCTTGGACGCGAATGCCCCGATGGTGGTGCTGGACCTGTCCCGGCTCGGGTCCAACGACGACGCCCTCGCGTTGGCGATGACATGCGCGTCCGGGTGGCTCGAAGGCACACTGGCGGCCGGTGGGGGCAGGCGGTGGGTCATCTACGACGAGGCCTGGCGGTTGCTGCGATCCGTCCCCCTAATCCGGCGCATGCAGGCCCAGTGGAAGCTCTCGCGCGCCTACGGCATCGCGAACCTGCTCGTCCTGCACCGCCTGAGCGATCTCGGTGCTGTCGGCGGCGCCGGGTCCGAAGCGCGCTCCCTGGCCGAAGGGCTGCTCGCCGACTGCTCCACCCGGGTGATCTACCGCCAGGAAGCCGACCAGGTCGCCGCCACCGGCACCGCCCTGGGGCTGACCCGCCCCGAACAGGACCTGCTGCCCGCCCTGCCCCGCGGGACCGGCCTGTGGAAGATGCCCGGCCGCACCCACATCGCGCACCACCGCCTTCACCCGTCCGAGCTCGCCGTCTTCGACACCGACGCCGCCATGCGCGACACCCCGGCGCGCCCCACGGAGGTGGCGTGA
- a CDS encoding type II secretion system F family protein produces the protein MITWQILLAGAMVGAGVSVLIAGLVPTRPNLHAALARLDPRATDPGPRTDPTPTAPGPQLWVGVRRRVLPQLVESLGLARYTADLHMVDQTTEDLATRKTTFALLGLATPTLLALAAAAAGVGTSVAIPAAAAAVLAGAGFVVPDVDLRRRVGLARESMRRAACVFLELVALERAADAGTTEALDRAAAIGGSREFDRIRDALLRAELAGLPPWQGLTDLAEATGVPELGDLADIMALSGQDGAAVYATLRARATSLRTQLLTATTAKANSASEHMVVPVALLGVAFMALIAYPAFTRILFG, from the coding sequence GTGATCACCTGGCAGATCCTGCTCGCCGGCGCAATGGTCGGCGCCGGCGTCAGCGTCCTGATCGCCGGGCTGGTGCCGACCCGCCCGAACCTGCACGCCGCCCTGGCCCGGCTGGACCCGCGCGCCACCGACCCGGGGCCGCGCACCGACCCGACCCCCACGGCGCCGGGACCGCAGCTGTGGGTGGGTGTCCGGCGCCGGGTGCTCCCGCAGCTCGTGGAGTCCCTGGGCCTGGCCCGGTACACAGCCGACCTGCACATGGTCGACCAGACCACGGAAGACCTGGCCACCCGCAAGACCACCTTCGCCCTGCTCGGCCTGGCCACCCCCACGCTGCTGGCCCTGGCTGCGGCTGCGGCGGGCGTGGGCACGTCGGTCGCGATCCCGGCCGCGGCCGCCGCCGTGTTGGCCGGGGCGGGGTTCGTGGTGCCCGACGTCGACCTGCGCCGGCGGGTCGGCCTCGCCCGGGAGTCGATGCGCCGGGCGGCGTGCGTGTTCCTCGAGCTCGTCGCCCTGGAACGCGCGGCCGATGCGGGCACCACCGAGGCCCTGGACCGCGCCGCGGCCATCGGCGGCTCGAGGGAGTTCGACCGCATCCGCGACGCCCTGCTGCGCGCCGAGCTCGCCGGGTTGCCACCCTGGCAGGGCCTGACCGACCTCGCCGAGGCCACCGGGGTTCCCGAGCTGGGCGACCTGGCGGACATCATGGCCCTGTCCGGACAGGACGGCGCCGCGGTCTATGCGACCCTGCGGGCCCGCGCCACGTCGCTGCGCACCCAGCTGTTGACCGCCACCACCGCCAAGGCCAACTCCGCCTCTGAGCACATGGTCGTGCCCGTCGCCCTGCTCGGGGTCGCGTTCATGGCCCTGATCGCCTACCCCGCCTTCACCCGCATCCTGTTCGGCTAA
- a CDS encoding BTAD domain-containing putative transcriptional regulator → MTAGESLWDIAAQQLGDGARYREIYDLSAHTLQPDGQTLTDPDVIRPGWRLTIPSAPATPSAAPAPAAVPAQHPAPSAPQTLSTAPRPEPTSPAGLVEPRSLRPTGAEQDEQVGSGTAGRGANDETVTVGGANSKTDDETAERPFAQDFYLGLSALAAVGVIGELSRRRHLQHRRRRVGQPIALPQPGSQQDAAERTLRSATCPLTIPQVKAALLTLASRSYAAERDLPRVGAILLTETTLDLHLTVDDYTPVAPFTSTSPRTWSAPNDAITADATIDDDPDRPEPYPALVTLGHTDDAVVFVNLEAAGTLTLTGNPDAAGATLRAVVAELATSDLTGRIGLIAGEAFTGLAEVCDLARLQIVADPGAVNGQIASRNKQVASTLGGIGADDTLQARSDRAVGDVWLPIVYVATNDAETPHQHCAPWSGTAVIGAGPSNGVGWSLMIESDLSALIEPLGLRLRPQRLSRNDLDTLVSMLRTADGPHRSPDLDVLTAPRPFDNEIADALAALPARPAPDPQAPAQGLDRSPQAVRVNVLGPIQIDGIPHGSATRLSKRGTELVVYLALRHSANGPELVEALWHGKRVDNQARNSLIYRTRQHLGEANLPVVDADGTYRLGPDVVSDWTEFQRLARAGLSAGTAGAAELQAALDLVRNRPLLGTRDCDYTWAENDIQHMIETITDVAHVLSQLRRAAGDHRGAIEAATKGLLVEPCSDLLHRDAISAALAHGDNAEADRLTARRHALLAELDPDFDDETVDNNAFSQ, encoded by the coding sequence GTGACCGCGGGCGAGTCACTGTGGGACATCGCCGCTCAGCAACTCGGCGACGGTGCCCGCTACCGAGAGATCTACGACCTGAGCGCCCACACACTTCAACCCGATGGACAAACCCTGACCGACCCTGACGTCATCCGCCCCGGCTGGCGCCTGACCATCCCCAGCGCCCCTGCCACCCCGTCCGCCGCACCCGCCCCGGCTGCCGTACCGGCTCAGCACCCTGCGCCAAGCGCGCCGCAAACCCTCTCGACCGCGCCGCGACCGGAGCCGACGAGCCCAGCGGGCCTGGTCGAACCACGTTCGCTCCGTCCTACGGGAGCCGAACAGGACGAACAGGTCGGATCCGGAACGGCGGGCCGCGGAGCCAATGACGAAACCGTCACGGTCGGCGGCGCCAATAGCAAAACCGATGACGAAACGGCTGAACGACCATTCGCGCAGGACTTCTACCTCGGCCTGAGCGCCTTGGCAGCCGTCGGCGTGATCGGTGAGCTCTCCCGGCGCCGCCACCTGCAGCACCGCAGGCGACGCGTCGGACAACCCATCGCACTGCCCCAGCCCGGCTCCCAGCAGGACGCCGCCGAACGCACCCTTCGCAGCGCCACCTGCCCGCTGACCATCCCCCAGGTCAAGGCCGCCTTGCTCACCTTGGCGTCTCGCAGCTACGCCGCCGAACGCGACCTGCCACGAGTCGGAGCCATCCTCCTGACAGAAACCACCCTCGACCTGCACCTCACCGTGGACGACTACACCCCGGTCGCCCCGTTCACTAGCACCTCACCCCGAACCTGGTCCGCGCCGAACGACGCCATCACAGCCGACGCCACGATCGACGACGACCCGGATCGGCCCGAGCCGTACCCCGCTCTGGTCACCCTCGGGCACACCGATGACGCCGTCGTGTTCGTCAACCTCGAAGCCGCTGGAACCCTCACCCTGACCGGAAACCCCGACGCCGCGGGCGCCACCCTTCGAGCGGTGGTGGCTGAGCTCGCTACAAGCGACCTCACCGGACGCATCGGATTGATCGCAGGCGAGGCCTTCACCGGCCTCGCGGAGGTCTGCGACCTGGCACGCCTGCAAATCGTCGCCGACCCAGGCGCCGTCAACGGCCAGATCGCCAGCCGCAACAAACAGGTCGCCAGCACGCTGGGAGGCATCGGCGCCGACGACACTCTCCAAGCCCGGTCCGATCGCGCCGTAGGCGACGTCTGGCTACCGATCGTCTACGTGGCGACCAACGACGCCGAAACGCCACACCAGCACTGTGCGCCGTGGTCCGGCACCGCCGTGATCGGCGCGGGACCCAGCAACGGCGTCGGATGGTCACTCATGATCGAAAGCGACTTGAGTGCCCTGATCGAACCCCTCGGGCTGCGTTTGCGACCCCAGCGGCTCTCGCGAAACGATCTCGACACCCTCGTGTCGATGCTTCGCACGGCCGACGGACCGCACCGGAGCCCGGACCTGGACGTTCTCACCGCTCCCCGCCCGTTCGACAACGAAATCGCCGACGCCCTCGCCGCGCTACCCGCGCGCCCCGCGCCCGATCCCCAGGCTCCGGCGCAGGGTCTGGATCGCTCGCCACAGGCCGTCCGCGTCAACGTGCTCGGACCGATCCAGATCGACGGCATCCCCCACGGGTCCGCCACTCGGCTGAGCAAGCGCGGGACCGAACTCGTCGTCTACCTCGCGCTGCGCCACAGCGCCAACGGACCAGAGCTCGTCGAAGCCCTCTGGCACGGCAAACGCGTCGACAACCAAGCCCGCAACAGCCTCATCTATCGAACCCGCCAACACCTCGGAGAAGCCAACCTCCCCGTCGTCGACGCCGACGGAACCTACCGCCTCGGCCCCGACGTCGTATCGGACTGGACCGAATTCCAGCGCCTCGCCCGTGCTGGGCTGTCAGCCGGAACTGCGGGAGCCGCGGAACTCCAGGCAGCCCTGGACCTTGTGCGCAACCGACCCCTGCTCGGGACCCGCGACTGCGACTACACCTGGGCCGAGAACGACATCCAACACATGATCGAGACCATCACCGACGTCGCCCACGTCCTCTCGCAACTCCGCCGCGCGGCCGGAGACCACCGCGGAGCGATCGAGGCCGCCACGAAGGGTCTCTTGGTCGAGCCCTGTTCGGACCTGCTCCACCGTGACGCAATATCCGCTGCCCTCGCCCACGGCGACAACGCAGAAGCGGACCGGCTCACTGCCCGCCGCCACGCTCTGCTCGCCGAGCTCGACCCCGACTTCGACGACGAGACCGTCGACAACAACGCATTCAGCCAGTAA